One Euphorbia lathyris chromosome 1, ddEupLath1.1, whole genome shotgun sequence DNA segment encodes these proteins:
- the LOC136204476 gene encoding uncharacterized protein, whose amino-acid sequence MEAPVRIFNLQFLAKSTQTQSNFPRFCYRSITHQPHRYTHIVSTANPRCSLSRFHSSISLPIKFFTSLSSSHPLNPSIPINTSNFTSKSPQGNPIFTWNRAAISRDAGFLGAKDPVVTVVLLGWLGAKQKHLRKYVEWYNSKGIHAITFVVDAGDLLWFDLGERVEQKVTALAKELISWVSESEKDGRERRLLFHTFSNTGWFEYGYILDVMRDREDLMEKIRGCVIDSGGGEPFNPKVWAAGFSAAILKKRNSVTNTLVSDETTDSKREANASKIQENMALSVECVVLSVLEKLFSTLLKLPDVDQRLKKVVCVLSKNQPSCPQLYLYSTADKVVPYESIESVFEEQKKLGKEVISHNFVSSPHVDHYRTFPDIYLSVLNKFLKECFAGVKQT is encoded by the exons ATGGAAGCTCCAGTCAGGATCTTCAATCTCCAATTTCTTGCTAAATCAACACAAACACAATCAAATTTCCCTCGCTTTTGTTATCGCTCAATAACCCATCAACCCCATCGCTACACCCACATCGTTTCAACGGCTAACCCCCGTTGTTCGCTTTCTCGCTTTCACTCTTCAATTTCTTTACCCATTAAGTTTTTCACATCTCTTTCTTCCTCTCATCCTTTGAACCCCTCCATCCCCATTAATACTTCCAATTTCACTTCCAAATCCCCTCAAGGAAACCCCATTTTCACTTGGAATCGAGCTGCCATCAGTAGAGATGCGGGTTTTTTGGGTGCCAAAGACCCCGTTGTGACTGTAGTGTTGCTCGGTTGGCTCGGGGCGAAGCAAAAACATTTGAGAAAATACGTCGAGTGGTACAATTCGAAAGGAATTCACGCTATTACATTCGTTGTTGATGCGGGAGATTTGCTTTGGTTCGATTTAGGGGAAAGAGTTGAGCAAAAGGTCACAGCTTTAGCAAAGGAGCTGATTTCATGGGTTTCAGAGAGCGAGAAAGATGGGAGAGAAAGACGTTTGCTTTTTCACACTTTTAGCAACACGGGTTGGTTTGA ATATGGATATATTCTTGATGTAATGCGAGATAGAGAAGACCTAATGGAGAAAATTAGAGGATGTGTTATTGATTCAGGAGGAGGCGAGCCCTTTAATCCTAAG GTATGGGCTGCTGGATTTTCTGCTGCTATATTGAAGAAACGCAACTCAGTGACAAACACTTTAGTTTCTGACGAAACAACAGACTCAAAACGTGAAGCCAATGCTTCTAAGATACAGGAAAACATGGCACTCTCAGTTGAATGTGTGGTGCTATCTGTGTTGGAGAAACTGTTCTCCACATTGCTCAAGTTGCCTGATGTGGATCA GCGGTTAAAGAAGGTTGTCTGCGTGCTGTCGAAGAACCAGCCCTCTTGTCCTCAGCTTTACCTGTATAGCACAGCTGACAAAGTTGTTCCATACGAATCAATAGAGTCGGTATTTGAGGAGCAGAAGAAGTTAGGAAAGGAAGTAATATCACATAATTTCGTGTCATCGCCTCATGTGGATCACTACAGAACATTTCCAGACATATATCTATCGGTACTTAATAAGTTCTTGAAAGAGTGTTTTGCAGGAGTTAAGCAGACATAA